A stretch of Triticum aestivum cultivar Chinese Spring chromosome 1D, IWGSC CS RefSeq v2.1, whole genome shotgun sequence DNA encodes these proteins:
- the LOC123181675 gene encoding serine hydroxymethyltransferase 4, with protein MAMAAPHVSHSQPPAGRAALFAHPTTAQNSSPLRLPLGRAAVRPVRLYAVSTDAAPATAAAAMDAVADWGLTPLAEADPEVYDLIEREKRRQRTGIELIASENFTSLAVMEALGSPLTNKYSEGMPGARYYGGNEVIDEVEELCRARALKAFHLDPASWGVNVQPYSGSPANFAAYTGLLQPHERIMGLDLPSGGHLTHGYYTAGGKKISATSIYFSSLPYKVSSDTGYVDYDRLEEKAMDFRPKLIICGGSAYPRDWDYARLRAIADKCGAMLLCDMAHISGLVAAQEATNPFEYSDVVTTTTHKSLRGPRSGMIFYRKGPKPPKKGQPEGALYDYEDKINFAVFPSLQGGPHNHQIAALAVGLKQAMSPGFKAYIQQVKANAVALGNHLMSKGYKMVTDGTENHLVLWDLRPLGLSGNKVEKVCDLSSITLNKNAVFGDSSALAPGGVRIGTPAMTSRGLVEKDFVKIAEYLHQAVVICLNVQKQRGKRYNDFIVDLEKNEDIAELRAEVEKFAIAFEMPGFRVSDMKYKD; from the exons ATGGCGATGGCCGCGCCCCACGTCTCGCACTCGCAGCCACCCGCAGGGCGCGCCGCTTTATTCGCTCACCCCACCACCGCGCAGAACTCCTCCCCTCTCCGCCTCCCTCTCGgccgcgccgccgtccggcccgTCCGCCTCTACGCCGTCTCCACCGATGCCGcccctgccaccgccgccgccgcgatgGACGCCGTGGCCGACTGGGGGCTCACCCCGCTCGCGGAGGCCGACCCGGAGGTGTACGACCTCATCGAGCGCGAGAAGCGGCGCCAGCGCACGGGCATCGAGCTAATCGCGTCCGAGAACTTCACCTCGCTCGCCGTCATGGAGGCGCTCGGCTCCCCGCTCACCAACAAGTACTCCGAGGGCATGCCCGGGGCGCGCTACTACGGCGGGAACGAGGTCATCGACGAGGTCGAGGAGCTCTGCCGCGCCCGCGCCCTCAAGGCGTTCCACCTCGACCCCGCTTCCTGGGGCGTCAACGTGCAGCCCTACTCCGGCTCCCCCGCCAACTTCGCCGCCTACACTGGGCTGCTCCAACCCCACGAGCGCATCATGGGGCTCGATTTGCCGTCCGGAGGACACCTCACTCATGGGTACTACACGGCCGGGGGCAAGAAGATTTCGGCCACCTCCATCTACTTTTCGAGCTTGCCCTACAAGGTGAGCTCCGACACCGGGTACGTCGACTATGATAGGCTGGAGGAGAAGGCCATGGATTTCCGCCCCAAGCTCATTATCTGTGGCGGGAGCGCGTACCCACGGGACTGGGATTATGCCAGGCTTAGGGCCATCGCGGACAAGTGCGGGGCCATGTTGCTGTGTGACATGGCTCATATCAGCGGTCTCGTTGCCGCTCAG GAGGCTACGAATCCGTTTGAGTATTCTGATGTGGTTACCACCACCACCCACAAGAGTCTCCGAGGGCCAAGGTCTGGTATGATATTCTACAGGAAGGGCCCGAAGCCTCCCAAAAAAGGCCAGCCCGAGGGTGCTCTTTACGATTACGAGGACAAGATCAACTTTGCAGTGTTTCCATCACTCCAGGGCGGCCCTCACAACCACCAGATTGCTGCCCTGGCAGTTGGCCTGAAGCAGGCAATGTCACCTGGATTCAAGGCATATATTCAGCAGGTCAAGGCCAATGCTGTTGCCCTTGGAAACCATCTGATGAGTAAGGGCTACAAGATGGTTACTGACGGAACAGAGAACCACCTTGTTCTCTGGGATCTTCGCCCTCTTGGCTTGTCTG GTAACAAAGTTGAGAAAGTATGTGATCTGAGCAGCATTACACTCAACAAAAATGCCGTCTTTGGTGACAGCAGTGCACTGGCACCTGGTGGTGTGCGAATTG GTACACCTGCCATGACCTCGAGAGGTTTGGTCGAGAAGGACTTTGTGAAGATTGCTGAGTACCTTCATCAGGCTGTAGTCATCTGCTTGAATGTCCAGAAGCAGCGAGGTAAGCGTTACAATGATTTCATCGTTGACTTGGAGAAGAACGAGGACATCGCGGAGCTCAGGGCAGAGGTCGAGAAGTTTGCCATTGCATTTGAGATGCCTGGCTTCCGGGTGTCAGACATGAAATACAAGGATTAG